One region of Syntrophobacter fumaroxidans MPOB genomic DNA includes:
- a CDS encoding S24/S26 family peptidase, with protein MIIPAREFMPLVLAALESNQRVRMTAMGSSMFPFIRGGDVVEIEPIRSPPVAGDVVLAQRALMPQGERYVVHRIVRIEGEMYFLRGDAQKNCEGPFTRRDILGRAVLVFQKGRVHRLDHGIWRRAGFAWNRCAPLNLWLFQLTRQFQRKRK; from the coding sequence ATGATCATCCCCGCTCGTGAATTCATGCCGCTGGTCCTGGCCGCTCTTGAAAGCAATCAGCGCGTGCGCATGACCGCCATGGGCAGCAGCATGTTCCCCTTCATCCGCGGCGGGGATGTGGTGGAAATCGAACCCATCCGCTCTCCGCCGGTGGCGGGAGACGTGGTCCTGGCGCAGCGCGCTCTCATGCCCCAAGGGGAGCGCTACGTCGTGCACCGCATCGTCCGGATTGAAGGAGAAATGTATTTCCTGCGCGGCGATGCGCAGAAAAATTGTGAAGGGCCGTTTACGCGAAGAGACATTCTGGGCAGGGCCGTCCTGGTTTTCCAGAAGGGACGCGTACACAGGCTCGATCACGGCATATGGCGCCGAGCGGGCTTTGCGTGGAATCGCTGTGCCCCCCTCAATCTTTGGCTGTTCCAGCTGACGCGTCAATTCCAAAGAAAGCGCAAATAG
- a CDS encoding PqqD family protein produces the protein MKRSEDFSLRNVGGQDILVPLGAKVLDMNALITLNATGRIVWELLAQDRSLEYLVTEVVKEFDIDEDSARGDVQAFLNELGRLGLLKT, from the coding sequence ATGAAAAGAAGTGAAGACTTCTCGTTGCGAAATGTAGGGGGCCAGGACATTCTGGTGCCGCTCGGTGCGAAGGTGCTGGATATGAACGCCCTGATAACCCTCAATGCAACGGGGCGTATCGTATGGGAGCTCCTCGCGCAGGACCGTTCCCTCGAGTATCTGGTGACGGAGGTCGTGAAGGAGTTCGACATCGACGAGGACAGTGCCCGTGGCGATGTCCAGGCTTTCCTGAACGAGCTCGGGCGGTTGGGGTTGCTGAAGACATGA
- a CDS encoding radical SAM/SPASM domain-containing protein has translation MTQTPTQYGALVSEMLRRAAVHRQPAHGAFELTGRCNLSCRMCYVRKSAGDMAEAARELPASGWLELARQAVDHGMVFLLLTGGEVFLRRDFFEIYEPLTRMGLSLALFTNGTLITKDIASRLAQAPPSRVEITLYGATAATCEAVTGRPGSFAACRAGLEALLSQGITFGLKTTVTRQNVWELEAMRGMAHGWGVPFSASWLLTRRPDGSNSDVEDCRLSAEECIELEATDSATADEWTEAALRETAAGRHDNFYCQAGKAAFAVNAAGEMNACLLLPHPAARPLEIGFPEAWKQVQEFVDSAPPAGSECSACDAFSYCGRCPAWSMSETGTLTEAVPYLCEIARARKSRYE, from the coding sequence ATGACCCAGACACCTACACAATACGGGGCGCTGGTCAGCGAGATGCTCAGGCGGGCCGCCGTACACCGCCAACCCGCCCACGGGGCCTTCGAGCTGACCGGGCGCTGTAATTTGTCCTGCCGGATGTGCTACGTGCGCAAATCCGCGGGAGACATGGCGGAGGCCGCAAGGGAGCTTCCGGCTTCGGGGTGGTTGGAGTTGGCCCGCCAGGCGGTGGATCACGGCATGGTCTTCCTGCTTCTCACAGGCGGGGAAGTCTTTTTGCGTCGCGACTTTTTTGAGATATATGAGCCACTTACACGTATGGGCCTGTCCCTTGCCCTCTTTACCAACGGCACGCTGATTACGAAGGACATCGCGTCGCGCCTGGCCCAGGCACCCCCGAGCCGCGTCGAGATCACCCTTTACGGAGCGACCGCGGCGACCTGCGAGGCGGTCACCGGCAGGCCGGGCAGTTTTGCCGCCTGCAGGGCCGGCCTGGAAGCCCTCCTGTCTCAGGGCATCACTTTCGGGCTAAAAACCACCGTCACGAGGCAGAACGTGTGGGAACTGGAGGCCATGCGCGGCATGGCGCACGGCTGGGGCGTGCCGTTCTCCGCGTCCTGGCTGCTCACCCGACGTCCGGACGGGTCTAACTCGGATGTGGAAGACTGCCGCCTGTCCGCCGAGGAATGCATCGAGCTCGAGGCCACGGACAGCGCCACGGCGGACGAATGGACGGAGGCGGCGCTCAGGGAAACGGCCGCCGGCAGGCACGACAATTTCTATTGCCAGGCGGGAAAAGCCGCGTTCGCGGTCAATGCGGCGGGAGAAATGAACGCATGCCTGCTTCTGCCCCACCCGGCCGCCCGGCCGTTGGAGATCGGTTTTCCCGAGGCGTGGAAACAGGTGCAGGAATTCGTTGATTCCGCGCCTCCGGCCGGATCGGAGTGCAGTGCCTGTGACGCCTTTTCCTACTGTGGGCGATGCCCGGCATGGTCGATGTCGGAGACGGGCACGCTGACCGAGGCCGTGCCGTACCTGTGCGAAATCGCCCGCGCGAGAAAGAGTCGCTATGAATAG
- a CDS encoding response regulator: MATKEPIRVLIVEDDLRISELHRRFTEKIDGFEVVGIANTIADAEDMAEVLAPDLVLLDLFFPEGNGLDLLRKLRARAVPADVILITAAREMNSLKEAIRGGVFDYNVKPVVLTRFQASMERYRDYFRSMRAGGSLDQKDIDRLFHPEIGRRFEDPEMPKGIDRLTLRKIRQVFESSSDKDFSAEEVAEQIGLSRSTARRYLEYLVSESFLAADLLYGVVGRPERRYFRVT, encoded by the coding sequence ATGGCAACAAAAGAGCCCATCCGGGTATTGATCGTTGAGGACGATTTGCGCATTTCCGAGTTACACCGCCGTTTCACCGAGAAAATCGACGGGTTCGAGGTCGTAGGGATAGCGAACACGATAGCCGACGCGGAGGATATGGCCGAGGTTCTTGCCCCCGACCTGGTGCTGCTTGACCTGTTTTTCCCCGAAGGAAACGGGTTGGATTTGCTCCGGAAACTGAGAGCACGGGCAGTCCCGGCCGACGTGATTCTTATCACTGCCGCCCGCGAGATGAACTCGCTAAAGGAAGCAATTCGCGGCGGTGTTTTTGATTATAATGTTAAGCCTGTCGTCCTGACTCGCTTCCAAGCATCGATGGAAAGATACCGGGACTACTTCCGCAGCATGAGGGCAGGAGGGTCCCTAGACCAGAAAGACATCGACCGGCTGTTTCACCCCGAAATAGGCAGACGATTCGAAGACCCGGAAATGCCCAAGGGCATTGACCGGCTCACGCTGCGTAAAATCAGGCAGGTATTTGAATCATCTTCCGACAAAGACTTCAGCGCCGAGGAAGTGGCAGAGCAAATAGGCCTCAGCCGCTCCACAGCCCGCAGGTACCTCGAATACCTGGTAAGTGAGAGCTTCCTGGCTGCGGACCTCCTCTATGGTGTAGTTGGCCGCCCCGAAAGGCGTTATTTCCGAGTCACCTGA
- a CDS encoding ATP-binding protein, with protein MISGYPKLSGLIRIGLQLKLTLLVIALLCLLVVFIGLLSTDSIRRILLSEIGQKALVLAQSVARNPVMREGLQTKNSAAVQELAEKIRQATAAEYVVVCDRQGTRYSHPNPENIGKTFAGGDFHPVVEMGSAYVSQAVGTLGPSTRAFVPVLGDQGEVIGFVAVGYLDTEIEKQVGVQQRKILGYAAVVLFFGVFGAAVIAKKFKSAIFGLEPHEIATLFEERNAIIEAIREGVVAVDRAGRLRFVNQAARRYLGQSPDEELAGCLLTDLCPCGEMENALLQKEKILDQEISVAERTMVVNVLPFEVSGNGSGAVATFRPKDEIDNLARKLLHMQEYSELLRAQTHEYSNKLHTIAGLIQIGAHHEALDLILTESSGYQDLVKTLAEAVPDPVIAGLILGKFNRARELKVELKLEPDSSFSDLPAEIERGSLVTIIGNLLDNAFEAVRSYGQDCEVRLFFTDLGLDLIIEVEDSGPGVPPEIADRLFEKGVTTSIGQGRGMGLYLVQKAVAALGGSVTFSTGELGGALFTVTIPKNCAGLYDKNMLSGQKGTV; from the coding sequence TTGATTTCCGGGTATCCGAAACTATCCGGCCTGATTCGTATTGGCTTGCAGCTCAAGCTGACCCTTTTGGTCATCGCACTTCTCTGTCTCCTGGTCGTTTTTATCGGACTGCTTTCAACCGATTCAATCCGCCGTATTTTGCTGAGCGAAATAGGTCAGAAAGCACTCGTCCTGGCACAATCGGTAGCCCGCAACCCGGTAATGCGCGAAGGTCTTCAAACCAAAAATTCCGCGGCTGTTCAGGAACTCGCGGAGAAAATTCGCCAGGCCACTGCAGCGGAATATGTCGTCGTCTGTGATCGCCAGGGGACCCGATACAGCCATCCCAATCCGGAAAATATCGGGAAGACCTTTGCGGGGGGCGATTTTCATCCCGTCGTGGAGATGGGAAGCGCCTATGTCTCACAGGCTGTGGGGACGTTGGGACCTTCGACGCGTGCCTTTGTCCCGGTACTCGGAGATCAGGGGGAGGTAATCGGCTTCGTGGCTGTAGGGTACCTGGATACGGAAATAGAGAAACAAGTCGGCGTCCAACAGCGGAAAATTCTGGGATATGCGGCGGTCGTCCTGTTTTTTGGAGTTTTCGGCGCTGCGGTCATTGCCAAGAAATTCAAATCCGCCATCTTCGGGCTTGAACCGCACGAGATCGCCACATTGTTCGAGGAACGAAATGCGATAATTGAGGCCATTCGCGAAGGGGTTGTGGCCGTTGACAGGGCAGGGCGCCTCAGATTTGTAAATCAGGCCGCACGGCGCTATCTGGGACAGTCCCCCGATGAGGAACTGGCAGGGTGTCTTCTGACCGATCTCTGCCCATGCGGTGAAATGGAGAATGCGCTCCTGCAAAAAGAAAAAATACTGGACCAGGAGATTTCTGTCGCAGAACGCACGATGGTGGTCAACGTGCTCCCCTTCGAAGTATCCGGTAATGGGTCCGGAGCGGTCGCGACCTTTCGCCCCAAAGACGAAATCGACAATCTTGCGCGAAAGCTCCTGCACATGCAGGAATACTCTGAGTTGCTGCGTGCACAGACACATGAGTACTCGAACAAGCTGCACACAATTGCGGGGCTGATCCAGATCGGAGCGCACCATGAGGCGCTTGATCTCATTCTTACCGAGTCGAGCGGGTATCAAGACCTCGTAAAGACACTGGCTGAAGCGGTCCCCGATCCCGTCATTGCCGGCCTGATTCTTGGGAAATTCAACCGGGCGCGCGAACTCAAGGTAGAACTCAAACTTGAGCCTGACAGTTCCTTTTCCGATCTGCCGGCCGAGATCGAGCGGGGAAGCCTGGTCACGATAATCGGCAACCTGCTGGACAACGCCTTCGAGGCGGTGCGCTCGTACGGGCAAGATTGTGAGGTCCGGCTCTTCTTTACCGACCTGGGCTTGGATTTGATTATCGAGGTTGAAGATTCCGGCCCGGGAGTCCCCCCTGAAATTGCGGACAGATTGTTTGAAAAGGGAGTTACCACAAGCATCGGTCAGGGACGCGGAATGGGGCTCTATCTCGTTCAAAAAGCTGTTGCGGCGCTCGGAGGCTCGGTTACTTTCTCCACGGGTGAACTGGGCGGGGCGCTTTTTACGGTCACTATCCCGAAAAATTGCGCCGGACTGTACGACAAGAACATGCTGTCCGGGCAAAAGGGAACGGTTTGA
- a CDS encoding site-specific integrase: protein MEKLSAKLRERGLPGTEFAENCLSHLYHRNRRPNTLELNYTSIRLFLEFLKKERLTHLEGVSGKHLEAFVEHEQDRGMKPISINGRLDSVKAFLRHLIEMEIYGFG from the coding sequence TTGGAGAAGCTTTCGGCCAAGCTTCGAGAACGAGGCCTGCCTGGAACTGAGTTTGCCGAAAACTGCCTTTCCCATCTGTATCACCGCAACCGGCGCCCCAACACGCTCGAGCTCAATTACACGTCCATCAGGCTCTTCCTGGAGTTTCTGAAAAAGGAGAGGCTGACTCACCTTGAGGGGGTGAGCGGAAAGCATCTCGAGGCCTTTGTCGAGCACGAACAGGACCGGGGAATGAAGCCCATTTCCATTAATGGGCGGCTTGACTCGGTGAAGGCATTCCTCCGGCATCTCATCGAAATGGAAATTTATGGGTTTGGATGA
- a CDS encoding ABC transporter ATP-binding protein, protein MQPSGSATAKSYLLSFLRYAGAKAWISLLIMVLLGLSEGVGLIMLIPFLHLIGFGGAEKTDGISLLVRELFDTSGLPLTLPAVLSVYVVILSVHAMIGRYQESLNARLIMGYTQYMQDRLYAAFARVGWLCFTQTSGADVIRVVTNDLIRAGLATQRLLELIAAIVLTVIYICVAMTVSWIMTMFTLACVSIIFLILQPLNKQAHRLSEELQKKVEDMYWLATEHLGGMKIAKSYNLEREHAGSFSAITSQLAAKATRFFQVDAATRMYHQIGAIVALSSFFYLAAKFVTIPATSLLLVVFVFARLSPKVSGIQHFMQHISNSLPAFREASIMLSRFEAAAESPAPSVVRPLRLESSVRFSRVSFSYDGGMESLSLRKVDLVIRAHETMAIVGPSGSGKTTLADLILGLLNPTEGTILIDDRPLEGEWVHNWRSSIGYVPQETFLFHDTVRGNLLWAKRDATEEEIWTAIRLAAAEDFVSALPDGLDTVLGDRGIRLSGGERQRIALARALLRKPTLLLLDEATSSLDTENEQRIQEAIEGLHGELTMVIIAHRLSTIRRADSIVVLDGGRVAEAGTWESLAHKEGGRFRSLLERQK, encoded by the coding sequence ATGCAACCGTCAGGCAGTGCAACTGCAAAATCCTACCTTCTGTCCTTCCTCCGGTATGCCGGCGCAAAGGCCTGGATATCCCTCCTTATAATGGTTCTGCTCGGTCTCAGTGAAGGCGTCGGCCTGATCATGCTGATACCCTTCCTGCATCTGATCGGTTTTGGGGGAGCGGAGAAGACCGACGGAATTTCCCTTCTAGTGAGGGAGCTTTTCGATACGAGCGGGCTGCCTCTCACGTTGCCGGCAGTCTTGTCCGTCTACGTGGTCATTCTGAGCGTGCATGCCATGATCGGCCGGTACCAGGAAAGCCTGAATGCCCGGCTGATCATGGGTTACACGCAGTACATGCAGGACCGTCTGTACGCGGCATTTGCGCGAGTGGGCTGGCTGTGCTTCACGCAGACGAGCGGGGCCGACGTGATTCGCGTCGTGACCAACGACTTGATCCGGGCGGGGCTGGCCACCCAACGACTGCTCGAGCTCATTGCGGCGATCGTTCTTACCGTCATATACATCTGCGTGGCCATGACCGTTTCGTGGATCATGACGATGTTCACGCTGGCATGCGTCTCGATCATCTTCCTGATTCTGCAGCCTCTCAACAAGCAGGCTCACCGTTTGAGCGAAGAATTGCAGAAAAAGGTGGAGGACATGTACTGGCTGGCGACCGAGCACCTCGGGGGCATGAAAATCGCCAAGAGCTACAACCTCGAACGCGAGCACGCCGGGAGCTTCTCCGCCATCACGAGCCAACTCGCGGCAAAGGCCACCCGTTTCTTCCAGGTGGACGCCGCCACCAGGATGTATCACCAGATAGGGGCCATAGTGGCTTTGAGCTCCTTCTTTTACCTGGCGGCAAAATTCGTTACGATCCCGGCGACCAGCCTCCTGCTCGTGGTCTTCGTGTTTGCGCGGCTCTCGCCGAAGGTATCCGGCATACAGCATTTCATGCAGCATATCAGCAATTCCCTGCCTGCCTTCCGGGAGGCGAGCATCATGCTGAGCCGTTTCGAGGCTGCGGCTGAATCGCCTGCTCCCTCGGTGGTTCGGCCCCTGCGGCTCGAAAGCTCCGTCCGATTCAGCCGGGTGTCCTTTTCTTATGACGGCGGCATGGAAAGTCTTTCCCTGCGCAAAGTCGATCTTGTGATCCGGGCGCACGAAACGATGGCGATAGTCGGTCCTTCCGGGAGCGGTAAAACCACTCTCGCCGATCTCATCCTGGGGCTTCTCAACCCGACCGAGGGCACGATTCTCATCGACGACAGGCCGCTCGAGGGCGAATGGGTGCACAACTGGCGCAGTTCCATCGGTTATGTTCCTCAGGAGACTTTTCTTTTTCACGACACGGTTCGCGGCAACCTCTTGTGGGCCAAACGGGACGCCACGGAAGAGGAGATCTGGACGGCGATCCGGCTTGCCGCCGCCGAGGACTTCGTGTCGGCTCTGCCCGACGGCCTGGATACCGTGCTCGGCGATCGGGGAATCCGGCTCTCCGGGGGGGAGCGGCAGAGGATCGCCCTTGCCCGGGCGCTGCTGCGAAAGCCGACGTTGCTTCTTCTGGATGAAGCAACGAGTTCCCTGGACACGGAAAACGAGCAGCGCATCCAGGAGGCCATCGAGGGGCTTCACGGGGAATTGACCATGGTGATTATCGCCCACCGCCTTTCCACGATCCGAAGAGCGGACAGTATCGTGGTGCTGGATGGCGGGCGGGTGGCCGAGGCGGGTACGTGGGAATCGCTCGCGCACAAAGAGGGGGGCCGCTTTCGAAGCCTGCTGGAGCGGCAGAAGTAG